Genomic segment of Prochlorothrix hollandica PCC 9006 = CALU 1027:
CGGGCTACCAGGGCATCTGCTTGGGCCTTGCCTTGGGCTTAACGTTGCTGTCCCACTGTTGGGCCGGCTGGGTGTGGGGCTGGATCTTGGCCGAGTTGCAGTATCCCCGATCGCCCCGCTGGACCCTGGGGGTTTACCTCAAAACTAATGTGGCTAAGTATTTACCAGGCAATATTTGGCACTTTTATGGACGCATGGCCCAAACGGAAGAGGCCGGTATTCCCAGGGTCACCAGTGTGGTCAGTGTGGTCTTGGAACCCTTGTTGATGGCGGCGGCGGCCCTGGTGTTGGTGGTGGGCAGTGGCGGACCGAGGTGGGGGGCGCTGGCCCTGCCCCTGCTGTTGCTGGGGGTCCATCCCCGCTGTTTGAATCCCCTGGTGACCCGCCTCAGCCAAGGCAAACTGCAGCAATGGCAACGGCATCTGTCCCACGGGATTGCGGCAGCGGCGATCGCCCCAACTCCTACCCCTAGCCCCCGTCCCGTCTCCCTGCTCCAGGGCTATCCCTGGGGACCCTTGGGGGGAGAATTGCTGTTTTTGGTGGGGCGGGGGGGTGCCTTTCTGCTGATTTTGGCGGCATTTACCCCCCTCCCGGCGACCCAGATCCTGGGGGTGCTCAGTGGGTTTAGTTTGGCCTGGTTGCTGGGGTTGGTGGTGCCGGGGGCACCGGGGGGGCTGGGGGTGTTTGAGGCGACGGCCCTGGCCCTGTTCCAAGGACCCTTAGCAGCGGCTGGTTTCACGGTGGATCCGGGGCTGGTGCTGGTGGTGATTGGTTTCTATCGTCTGGTCAGTACGATCGCGGAAGTCCTGGGGGCGGGTCTGGGTGAACTCCTGTTGCGATCGCGGTCCCAGCCCGATCGCGGCGGCTAATGACATCAGGCGATCTAAAGCCCCAGGGCTAGATAAAGCCCCAGGGCTAGATATAATAAAATGTGAACTTATGTGAAAATTGCTCATTTATCCAGGGCATCGCCATGCTGGACGGCCATTCCACCCCCCCTTCCCTTCCCCAGACCGTAACCCCCCCAGAGCGCATTCCCCAGGAGCGCATTCCCCAGGAGCGCATTCCCCAGGAGCGCATTCTCTATGTGCGTCTGCCCTGTAATCCCATCTTCCCCGTTGGGGTGGTCTATCTGGCGGACCATATCCACAAGCAATTCCCCACAGTGGAGCAGCGCATTTTCGATCTGGGCACGGTGCCGCCCCTGGACTATACAGAAGCCTTGGAGACCTGCATTGACCAATTTCGCCCCACCCTGACGGTTTTTTCCTGGCGCGATATTCAGATTTACGCCCCCGTGGGGGGACGGGGGGGCAATCCCCTGCAAAATGCCTTTCAGTTTTTCTATGGTCGCAATCCCCTGGTGAGGTTGCAGGGAGCCTTGGGGGGGCTGAAGGTGACCACCGCCTATTACCGAGAACTGTGGCGCAACGGTTCCCTGATTGAGCGATCGCTGCGACGGGCGCGGCGCTATAACCCCCAAGTGCGGGCGGTGGTGGGGGGAGGAGCCGTCAGTGTTTTTTATGAACAACTGGCGGATAAA
This window contains:
- a CDS encoding lysylphosphatidylglycerol synthase domain-containing protein, which produces MSGFLGCCQAVMQRGKPYLSWGILALTLAFLGQALGQHWRSVAAVSLTGYQGICLGLALGLTLLSHCWAGWVWGWILAELQYPRSPRWTLGVYLKTNVAKYLPGNIWHFYGRMAQTEEAGIPRVTSVVSVVLEPLLMAAAALVLVVGSGGPRWGALALPLLLLGVHPRCLNPLVTRLSQGKLQQWQRHLSHGIAAAAIAPTPTPSPRPVSLLQGYPWGPLGGELLFLVGRGGAFLLILAAFTPLPATQILGVLSGFSLAWLLGLVVPGAPGGLGVFEATALALFQGPLAAAGFTVDPGLVLVVIGFYRLVSTIAEVLGAGLGELLLRSRSQPDRGG